The Vitis vinifera cultivar Pinot Noir 40024 chromosome 12, ASM3070453v1 genome has a segment encoding these proteins:
- the LOC100248901 gene encoding psbQ-like protein 3, chloroplastic, with the protein MALVPRFVQSSPLYLSPNFICHLKPSFLLRENPEKVPKSNFTRRIGAIATMAKVLLAREAIFNVKIANGFDFKMVAPGQTLEEAESGIRGHALALLQVKALIESEAWKDMQKALRKSSSLLKQDIYTIIQSKPGSMRPQLRKLYSNLFNNVTRLDYAARDNDATQVWEYYEKIAITLDDILSRI; encoded by the exons ATGGCACTAGTACCACGGTTTGTACAATCCTCTCCACTCTACCTTAGTCCAAACTTTATATGCCATCTCAAACCTTCCTTTCTATTGAGGGAGAACCCTGAAAAGGTCCCTAAATCTAATTTCACTAGAAGAATAGGAGCTATAGCAACAATGGCTAAAGTACTATTAGCAAGGGAAGCAATTTTCAATGTAAAAATTGCAAATGGATTTGATTTCAAAATGGTAGCTCCTGGTCAGACACTTGAAGAGGCAGAGAGTGGAATCAGAGGCCACGCGCTAGCTCTGCTACAAGTAAAAGCTCTGATAGAGTCTGAGGCATGGAAAGATATGCAGAAGGCACTACGAAAGAGCTCCTCATTACTTAAACAGGATATCTACACCATAATCCAAAGCAAACCTGGAAGTATGAGGCCTCAGCTAAGGAAGCTCTATTCAAATCTATTCAATAACGTGACCAGA CTAGATTATGCAGCCAGAGACAATGATGCAACGCAAGTTTGGGAGTACTATGAAAAAATTGCGATAACCCTTGATGACATTTTGTCTAGAATTTAG